The following proteins are co-located in the Flectobacillus major DSM 103 genome:
- a CDS encoding 3-hydroxyacyl-CoA dehydrogenase/enoyl-CoA hydratase family protein, which yields MNRSIKKVAILGSGIMGSRIACHFANIGCEVLLLDIVPREPNDAEKAKGLSLESPAVRNRIVNEAFQNTLKANPAALYSAAFANRIKLGNFDDNLAEIKHYDWITEVVVENLAIKKSLFEKVDALRKPGTLITSNTSGIPIHLMAEGRSEDFQKHFCGTHFFNPPRYLKLLEIIPTPQTDTSVVDFLMHYGDRFLGKTTVLCKDTPAFIANRVGVYSMMKTMQVVAEMGLTVEEVDKLTSAVVGRPKSGTFRLSDVVGLDTTINVANNLYAALANDESKDTFILPEMLKKLQENKWLGDKTGQGFYKKIKGAAGKSEILALNLQTFEYEPSQKVKFAVFEQTKNLALKDRFAVLLADKSKAGEFYRKTILDGFRYVTYRIPEISDELYRIDAAICAGFGWEIGLFETWDAIGIEKGIALMKAEGMEPAEWVHQMLAKGITSFYKKEGGRRLYYDIPTQSYKGIPGTESFIILENLSDNVVWKNAESSVYDLGDGILGLEFRSKMNTFGAGVIEGVHKAINLAEKDYRGLVIGNDSNEAFSAGANLAMLFMYAVEQEFDEVNMMIAQFQQTMMRVRYSSIPVVVAPHTLALGGGCEITLHADRVVAAAETYMGLVEVGVGLIPAGGGTKEMALRCSDQYKTGDPELNILQSAFMNIATAKVSTSAQEAFDMNYFRRGDEIVVNRNRLIADAKQAAIELADAGYTQPKQRNDIKVQGKAGIALFKAGITSMLMGRYISEHDAKIADKLAYVICGGDLSYPQNVTEQYLLDLEREAFLSLSGERKTLERIQSLLSGGKPLRN from the coding sequence ATGAACCGTTCAATTAAGAAAGTAGCTATCCTAGGCTCAGGAATTATGGGTAGTCGAATTGCCTGTCATTTTGCCAATATTGGTTGCGAGGTACTATTGCTCGATATTGTTCCACGAGAACCCAACGACGCTGAAAAAGCAAAAGGGCTTAGTCTGGAATCGCCTGCGGTACGCAATAGAATTGTCAACGAAGCATTCCAGAATACCCTAAAAGCCAATCCTGCGGCTTTGTATTCGGCTGCATTTGCCAATCGAATCAAGTTGGGCAATTTTGATGATAATTTGGCCGAAATCAAGCATTACGATTGGATAACCGAAGTAGTGGTTGAGAATCTGGCCATCAAAAAGAGCCTTTTCGAGAAAGTAGATGCTCTTCGCAAGCCCGGTACTTTGATTACCTCTAATACTTCAGGGATTCCTATTCATCTAATGGCCGAGGGGCGTTCTGAAGATTTTCAGAAACATTTTTGCGGAACCCACTTTTTTAACCCACCTCGTTACCTAAAATTACTCGAAATTATCCCAACACCTCAAACAGATACTTCGGTAGTAGATTTTTTGATGCACTACGGCGACCGTTTTCTTGGCAAAACCACCGTGTTGTGCAAAGACACGCCAGCTTTTATTGCCAATCGTGTTGGAGTATATAGCATGATGAAAACCATGCAGGTTGTAGCCGAAATGGGGCTAACCGTAGAGGAAGTTGATAAATTAACATCGGCGGTAGTGGGTCGACCAAAATCAGGAACATTCCGCTTATCGGATGTTGTAGGGCTTGATACCACCATCAACGTAGCCAACAATTTGTATGCTGCTCTTGCCAATGACGAGTCTAAAGACACTTTTATTTTGCCTGAAATGCTCAAAAAGCTACAAGAAAACAAATGGCTTGGTGATAAAACGGGACAAGGTTTTTATAAGAAAATAAAAGGAGCAGCAGGTAAGTCAGAAATATTGGCCTTGAACCTTCAAACATTTGAGTATGAACCCTCACAAAAGGTAAAATTTGCTGTTTTTGAACAAACTAAAAACTTGGCTTTGAAAGACAGATTTGCTGTATTATTGGCTGACAAGTCGAAGGCGGGCGAGTTTTATAGAAAAACTATTTTAGATGGTTTTAGATATGTAACCTATCGTATTCCTGAAATCTCGGACGAACTATACCGTATTGATGCTGCTATTTGTGCAGGTTTTGGCTGGGAAATAGGTCTTTTTGAAACTTGGGATGCAATAGGTATTGAAAAAGGTATTGCTTTGATGAAGGCCGAGGGCATGGAGCCAGCCGAGTGGGTTCATCAAATGTTAGCCAAAGGTATTACCTCTTTTTATAAGAAAGAAGGCGGTCGTCGTCTTTATTATGATATTCCTACGCAGTCGTATAAGGGTATTCCAGGAACAGAATCGTTTATCATTCTCGAAAATTTATCAGATAATGTAGTTTGGAAAAACGCTGAAAGTTCTGTTTATGATTTGGGGGATGGTATTTTGGGCTTAGAATTCCGTTCAAAAATGAATACGTTTGGGGCTGGTGTTATTGAAGGTGTTCATAAAGCTATCAACCTAGCCGAAAAAGATTACAGAGGCTTAGTAATTGGGAACGATAGCAATGAGGCTTTTTCGGCAGGTGCCAATCTAGCCATGTTGTTTATGTATGCTGTCGAACAGGAATTTGATGAAGTAAACATGATGATTGCTCAGTTTCAGCAAACGATGATGCGAGTACGTTATTCGTCGATTCCTGTAGTAGTAGCACCGCATACTTTAGCTTTGGGGGGCGGTTGTGAGATTACGCTCCATGCCGACCGAGTTGTTGCAGCTGCCGAAACCTATATGGGTTTGGTAGAAGTAGGTGTAGGTTTGATTCCTGCTGGCGGTGGTACAAAGGAGATGGCTCTTCGTTGTTCAGACCAATACAAAACGGGTGACCCCGAACTCAATATCCTTCAGTCGGCATTTATGAATATTGCTACTGCAAAAGTAAGTACTTCGGCACAAGAAGCCTTTGATATGAATTACTTCCGTCGTGGAGATGAAATTGTCGTGAATCGCAATAGACTTATTGCCGATGCCAAACAGGCAGCTATAGAATTGGCCGATGCAGGATATACACAACCCAAACAACGAAACGATATAAAAGTACAAGGCAAAGCAGGGATTGCTCTTTTCAAAGCAGGTATTACCTCAATGCTGATGGGTAGATATATTTCAGAACATGATGCCAAAATTGCCGATAAATTGGCTTATGTAATATGCGGTGGCGATTTGAGTTATCCACAAAATGTTACAGAACAATATTTATTGGATTTAGAACGAGAAGCGTTCTTGTCGCTTTCTGGCGAACGCAAAACCTTAGAACGTATTCAAAGCCTACTTAGTGGAGGTAAACCTTTGAGAAACTAA
- a CDS encoding acetyl-CoA C-acyltransferase — protein MNAYIVAGYRTAVGKAPKGTLRFTRPDELGAEVIKHLLKDVPQLDPVRVDDVIVGNAVPEAEQGMQIGRYVALLSLPKEVSGFTINRYCGSGVEAIALASAKIAAGMADCIIAGGVESMSLVPVMGYKTALNFEIAQKTPDYYIGMGLTAEQVANQYKISREDQDAFAYESHKKAIAAQQAGLFNDQIVPITIKETYFDTNTGKKKTRETIFNKDEGPRADTNIEALARLKPVFAAGGSVTAGNSSQTSDGAAFVMVMSERMVKELNLEPIARMVSYATAGCEPRIMGIGPVFAIPKALEQAGLSLKDIDQIELNEAFAAQSLAVIRTLDIDPSKLNPNGGAIALGHALGSTGARLSVQLFSEMRRRNQKYGMVTACVGGGQGVAGIYELLK, from the coding sequence ATGAATGCATATATTGTTGCGGGCTATCGTACCGCTGTTGGTAAAGCTCCCAAAGGTACACTTCGCTTTACTCGCCCAGACGAATTGGGTGCAGAAGTAATCAAACATCTGTTGAAAGATGTGCCACAACTAGACCCCGTAAGAGTCGACGATGTGATTGTCGGTAATGCCGTGCCAGAGGCCGAGCAGGGTATGCAAATAGGGCGTTATGTGGCTTTATTGTCGTTGCCCAAAGAGGTTTCAGGCTTTACTATCAACCGTTATTGTGGATCAGGAGTAGAAGCTATAGCTTTGGCATCTGCCAAAATTGCGGCAGGTATGGCCGATTGTATTATTGCAGGCGGAGTAGAGTCGATGTCGCTAGTACCTGTAATGGGCTACAAAACAGCTCTCAATTTTGAAATAGCTCAAAAAACGCCTGATTATTATATCGGTATGGGGCTAACGGCCGAGCAGGTGGCTAATCAATATAAAATCAGTCGTGAAGACCAAGACGCTTTTGCTTACGAATCACACAAAAAAGCAATAGCGGCTCAGCAGGCAGGTTTGTTCAACGACCAGATAGTACCTATTACAATTAAAGAAACGTATTTTGATACTAACACTGGGAAAAAGAAAACACGAGAAACCATTTTTAATAAAGATGAAGGCCCTCGTGCCGACACCAATATTGAAGCATTGGCAAGGCTAAAGCCTGTATTTGCAGCGGGTGGCTCGGTTACGGCAGGCAATTCATCTCAAACGTCCGATGGTGCTGCATTTGTAATGGTAATGTCGGAAAGAATGGTCAAAGAACTCAACCTCGAACCAATTGCTCGGATGGTGTCTTATGCTACTGCAGGTTGTGAACCTCGTATTATGGGTATCGGTCCTGTTTTTGCTATTCCAAAGGCTTTAGAACAAGCAGGTTTGAGTTTGAAAGATATTGACCAAATTGAGTTGAATGAGGCTTTTGCTGCACAATCTTTGGCCGTCATCAGAACGCTCGATATTGACCCAAGCAAGCTAAATCCAAATGGTGGAGCTATTGCTTTAGGACACGCTTTAGGCTCGACAGGAGCAAGGCTTTCGGTACAGCTTTTTAGTGAAATGCGTCGTCGTAACCAAAAATATGGTATGGTAACGGCTTGTGTAGGTGGAGGGCAAGGTGTGGCTGGTATTTATGAGTTACTAAAATAA
- a CDS encoding NADP-dependent oxidoreductase, translating into MKAITLKAFGSIENFQLEEVAMPTNSNNNVLIRIKATSFNPIDYQMRQGSTESKLLKSPILGRELAGTITEIGENVTEFSVGDDVVAYVGSLGSNGTYTEYISVPKELIAIKPATISFEEATSVPMVGLTALQCVERLNPSIHQSIFISGGAGGVGTWVIKLLLAQGINDIITIAGNQESIDSLLALGLQPDNIIDYKNPDFIQHIENKHQTFDICIDLVGGKISELCSNILKTNGTYVDITALSTAHAREELFDKGAIILHISNYAYTLSGKRTDLLYYGTKLAQLMELIASKNELIPAIHNVGQLSLASVQLAHTMLENNQTHGKKLVMSL; encoded by the coding sequence ATGAAAGCAATAACACTAAAAGCTTTTGGCAGTATCGAAAACTTCCAACTAGAAGAGGTTGCCATGCCTACTAATAGCAACAACAATGTACTTATTCGTATAAAAGCTACCTCCTTCAATCCGATTGATTACCAAATGCGACAAGGTTCTACTGAAAGTAAATTATTGAAATCGCCTATTTTGGGCAGAGAACTAGCTGGCACAATTACAGAAATTGGGGAAAATGTAACAGAATTTTCGGTCGGTGACGATGTTGTTGCATACGTAGGAAGCTTAGGCTCAAATGGCACTTATACCGAATACATTAGTGTACCTAAAGAACTTATTGCTATAAAACCCGCTACAATAAGCTTTGAAGAAGCTACATCCGTACCGATGGTGGGCCTTACTGCTTTACAATGCGTTGAACGATTGAATCCTTCTATTCATCAATCTATTTTTATCAGTGGTGGAGCTGGTGGCGTTGGTACATGGGTCATCAAATTATTACTTGCTCAGGGTATCAATGATATTATTACGATTGCAGGAAATCAGGAAAGTATTGATAGTTTATTGGCATTAGGACTTCAGCCCGATAATATTATTGATTATAAAAACCCCGACTTTATCCAACACATTGAAAATAAACATCAAACATTCGATATTTGTATTGATTTAGTTGGTGGCAAAATCTCGGAACTATGTAGTAATATACTAAAAACAAATGGTACTTACGTTGATATTACGGCTTTATCAACAGCCCATGCGAGAGAAGAATTATTTGATAAAGGAGCGATTATTCTTCATATTTCTAATTATGCCTACACTTTATCTGGCAAACGAACAGACCTTCTTTATTATGGTACAAAATTGGCACAACTTATGGAGCTAATAGCCTCAAAAAATGAACTCATTCCTGCTATTCATAATGTAGGCCAGTTGAGTTTAGCAAGTGTACAGCTAGCTCATACCATGCTAGAAAATAATCAGACCCACGGTAAAAAGCTCGTCATGAGCCTATAA
- a CDS encoding DUF5522 domain-containing protein, translating into MGKLLAFVTKIRYFKHFRQVCCSNYTHFKHKTIIIPLKTTEQNNANRGLEPSDYYYNEQGFMVFTKEYHLKRGYCCKNGCKHCPYGFKKPKAF; encoded by the coding sequence ATGGGAAAATTGTTGGCATTTGTTACAAAAATACGATATTTTAAACATTTTCGACAAGTATGCTGTTCAAATTATACGCATTTCAAGCATAAAACCATTATTATTCCATTGAAAACTACAGAACAAAATAACGCTAATAGAGGCTTAGAACCCAGCGACTATTATTATAACGAACAGGGTTTTATGGTTTTTACCAAAGAATATCATCTCAAAAGAGGATATTGTTGTAAAAATGGATGCAAACACTGCCCTTATGGGTTCAAAAAGCCCAAAGCATTTTAA
- the rocD gene encoding ornithine--oxo-acid transaminase: MTSIEKNITELTPTDFAITLEDHYGAHNYHPMPVVLERGQGVFVWDVENRPYFDFLSAYSAVNQGHCHPRIVQAMVEQAQKLTLTSRAFYNNQLGICEKFLCEYFGYDKVLMMNSGAEGGETALKLTRKWAYKLKGIPQNQAKTVYAAGNFWGRTLAAISSSTDPSSYNDYGPLLPGYIIVPYNDLEALAEVLKDPNVAGFMVEPIQGEAGVVVPDEGYLKKAYELCRANNVLFIADEVQTGIARTGKRLACDHEGFQPDILILGKALSGGTYPVSAVLCRDEIMLTIKPGEHGSTYGGNPLACAVTMAALSVVRDENLAENATVMGELFRERMRKIIAQRPDLVTLVRGKGLLNAIEINDDEESETAWNLCLAFKEKGLLAKPTHGNKIRFAPPLVITESQMNEACSIIENVILNWQ, encoded by the coding sequence ATGACATCCATCGAAAAAAATATAACCGAACTTACCCCAACAGATTTTGCTATTACCCTAGAAGACCACTACGGTGCTCATAATTACCACCCCATGCCTGTAGTACTAGAGCGAGGCCAGGGGGTCTTTGTTTGGGATGTTGAAAATCGTCCATATTTTGATTTCCTTTCTGCCTATAGTGCTGTAAATCAGGGGCATTGTCACCCAAGAATTGTTCAGGCCATGGTAGAACAAGCCCAAAAGTTAACCTTAACATCAAGAGCATTCTATAATAATCAATTAGGTATTTGCGAAAAATTCCTTTGCGAATATTTTGGTTATGATAAGGTGTTGATGATGAACTCAGGAGCAGAAGGTGGCGAAACAGCCTTGAAACTTACTCGCAAGTGGGCGTATAAATTAAAAGGTATTCCCCAAAATCAAGCCAAAACAGTTTATGCCGCTGGGAACTTTTGGGGTAGAACACTCGCTGCTATTTCATCGTCTACCGACCCATCAAGTTATAACGATTATGGGCCATTGTTACCTGGGTATATTATTGTCCCTTACAACGACCTAGAGGCCTTGGCCGAAGTCCTAAAAGACCCTAACGTAGCAGGCTTTATGGTAGAGCCTATTCAGGGCGAAGCGGGCGTTGTAGTACCCGATGAAGGTTATTTGAAAAAAGCGTACGAATTATGCCGTGCCAATAATGTATTGTTTATTGCCGATGAGGTGCAGACGGGTATTGCTCGTACAGGCAAACGCTTGGCTTGCGATCACGAAGGTTTTCAGCCCGATATTCTGATATTGGGCAAAGCTCTTTCTGGTGGAACATACCCCGTTTCGGCGGTATTATGCCGCGATGAAATTATGCTGACCATTAAGCCCGGCGAACATGGCTCTACTTATGGAGGCAACCCTCTGGCATGTGCCGTAACAATGGCGGCGTTGTCGGTAGTACGTGATGAAAATTTGGCCGAAAATGCGACCGTAATGGGCGAACTTTTCAGAGAACGTATGCGTAAAATTATAGCCCAACGCCCCGACTTAGTTACTTTGGTTAGAGGTAAAGGATTGTTAAATGCTATCGAAATCAACGACGATGAAGAAAGCGAAACCGCTTGGAACTTATGTCTGGCATTCAAAGAAAAAGGACTATTGGCCAAGCCTACCCATGGCAACAAAATTCGCTTTGCTCCGCCATTGGTAATTACCGAGAGCCAAATGAATGAGGCTTGCTCAATTATCGAGAATGTTATCTTAAATTGGCAATAA